TTACCATTAAAAAAGTCGGGAACGATTGCGCTTATTGGACCATTGGCAAATTCAAAGGAAAATATGCCCGGTACTTGGAGTGTTGCAACAAAGCTAGAAAAGGCTAGTGCGTTCCTAGATGGCATAAAATCCGTTGCAGGAGATCATGTTACTGTATTACATGCCAAAGGAAGTAACCTGGATTATGATTTGGAGTTTGAAAAGCGCGCCACCATGTTTGGAAGAACTATACCAAGGGATGGAAGAACCGACAAACAATTATTGGATGAAGCTTTGGCCATTGCTTCAAGATCGGATGTTATTGTAGCTGCATTGGGCGAATCTTCCGAAATGAGCGGCGAAAGCAGTAGTAGAACAAATTTACAAATCCCCCAAGTACAGAAAGAATTGTTAAACGCCTTGTTAAAAACAGGAAAACCAGTAGTTCTGGTTTTGTTTACGGGAAGACCTTTGGCCATTGTTGAAGAAAACAAAAATGTTCCGGCCATATTGAATGTTTGGTTTCCGGGTAGCGAAGCAGGTTTAGCTATTTCAGATGTGTTGTTTGGTGACGTCAACCCTTCAGGGAAGTTAACAGCCACGTTTCCAATGAATGTTGGTCAAGTACCAATTTTCTATAACCATAAAAACACAGGAAGGCCTTTAGGTAATACTGAAGGCAAGTTTGAAAAATTTAAATCAAATTATTTAGATGTCCGTAACGAACCCCTGTATCCATTTGGGTATGGATTGAGTTACACCACTTTTAAATACGATAACTTACAATTAGACACAACAAAAATAGATGCTAATGGAAGCGTGAACATTTCTGTTGAAGTTACAAATACAGGAAATTTTGATGGCAAGGAAGTCGTTCAATTGTATATCCGCGATGTAGTAGGTTCTGTAACCAGACCAGTAAAAGAATTAAAAGGCTTCCAGAAAGTAGAAATCAAAAAAGGAGAAACCAAAACCGTCACTTTTAAAATATCTGAAGAAGATTTAAAATTTTATAACTCCAATTTGGATTTCGTGGCAGAAGCAGGTGTTTTTCAAGTGTTTGTTGGTACAGATTCCAATGCAAGTTTATCATCTCAATTTGAATTGACTAAATAAGTTTACATGAAACGTTTTATTATTTTTATAGCCCTATGTTTTGTGTTCACAATAACTGGTTATACGCAACAAAAAACGTACTGTAACCCCATTAATATTGATTATGGTTATACACCTTTCAAATCGTTTTCAAGTCAGGGTAAACATCGTGCTACGGCCGACCCCGTGATTGTCAATTTTAAAGAAAAACTCTTTCTGTTTTCAACAAACCAAGAAGGTTATTGGTGGAGTGATGACATGCTCAACTGGAAGTTTGTGTATCGTAAATTCCTTTTGGATGACACCTACACACATGATTTAAACGCACCAGCTGCGTGGGCTATGAAAGATACACTTTATGTGTATGGCTCCACTTGGAAATCTGATTTTCCGATTTGGAAAAGTACCAACCCCACCGTTGATGACTGGGAAATTGCCCTTGACACGCTAAAAGTTGGTGCCTGGGATCCTGCATTCCATTATGAAGAAGAAAAGGATAAACTGTATTTGTATTGGGGTTCGAGTAATGTATGGCCCATTTTAGGTACAGAAATCAATACCAAAACCATGCAATCTGAAGGGTATACCGTGCCAATTGTGAGGTTATTTCCAGAAGACCATGGATGGGAGCGTTTTGGTGAGTATAACGATAATGTGTTTTTACAACCTTTTATTGAAGGTGCGTGGATGACCAAACACAACGGAAAATATTATATGCAATATGGTGCGCCTGCGACAGAATTTAGTGGTTATGCCGATGGCGTTTACGTGAGTAAAGACCCATTAGATAGATTTGAATACCAACAGCACAATCCATTTTCATACAAGCCTGGAGGTTTTGCCCGGGGTGCAGGTCATGGTGCAACATTTCAAGATAATTTTGATAACTATTGGCATGTATCGACCATTTTTATTTCTACAAAAAATAATTTTGAACGACGATTGGGTATCTGGCCAGCAGGATTTGATGCCGATGATGTCATGTATTGCAATACGGCTTACGGCGATTATCCGACGCTATTACCAGAATTTGCTAAAGGTAAAGATTTTTCAAAAGGTTTGTTTACTGGTTGGATGCTACTCAATTATCAAAAGCCCGTACAAGTATCTTCAACGTTGGGAGGTTACCAAGCCAATTTTGCGGTTGATGAGGATATAAAAACCTATTGGAGTGCAAAATCGGGGGATAAAGGCGAATGGTTTCAAACCGATTTAGGCGACGTATCAACCATACATGCCATTCAAATTAATTATGCCGATCAGGATGTTGAGTTTTTAGGTAAAACGGTAGGCAAGTGTCATCAATACATTATCTATGGTTCTAATGATGGTAAAAAATGGCAGGTAATTGTTGATAAAAGTAAGAATGATACCGATGTGCCACATGATTATATTGAGTTTGAAAAGCCAGTTAAAGCACGTTATATAAAAATGGAAAATGGACACATGCCTACCGGAAAATTTGCGTTGAGTGGGTTTCGGGTTTTTGGAAAAGGAAATGGAACAAAACCAAATACGGTTGAGAATTTCACAGTGTTACGTTCAAGCCCGAAGAAGTATGGCGAACGCCGAAGCATTTGGTTTAAATGGCAGCAAAATCAATTGGCCGATGGCTACGTAATTTATTGGGGCAAATCGCCCGATAAACTCTACGGAAGTATCATGGTTTACGGAAAAAACGAGTATTTTTTTACGGGAGCCGATAGAACGGATGCATATTATTTTCAAATTGAAGCATTTAATGCCAATGGTATGAGCGAACGTAGCACTATTGTAAAATCTGAGTAAAATAGAAATGATGACATTGAAAACTAAACTTACATATAGTATAATTTTTGTTTTTGGACATGTTGCCCTAGCACAAAATTATGAAGCCAAAGTCGATTCTTTAATGAAGCTCATGACGCTTCAGGAGAAAATTGGGCAAACCGTGATGTACAGTGGTAGTTGGGATCAAACAGGGCCAATTGTTGGTACAGATAACGCTAAGTATATTAGAGAAGGTAACATGGGGGCTATGCTAAACGCGTTTACGGTAAAGGGCACTTATGATTTGCAAAAAGTAGCAGTTGAAGAAACACGTTTGGGCATTCCGTTGTTGTTTGGATATGATGTCATTCATGGGCATCGTACTATTTTCCCAATTAACTTAGGAATGGCTGCCAGTTGGGATTTAAAAATGATTGAAGAAAGTTCACGTATTTCTGCCGAAGAGGCTTCAGCAGAAGGTTTGCATTGGACGTTTTCCCCTATGGTCGATATTGCCCGCGACCCTCGTTGGGGACGTATTTCCGAAGGTTCAGGTGAAGATGTGTATTTAGCCAGCCAAATAGCGAAGGCCTATGTTAAAGGCTATCAAGGGGATGATTTATCAAAGCACAACACCATTTTAGCTTGTGCTAAACATTTTGTGGGCTATGGTGCAGCCCAAGCAGGTCGCGATTATCACACCGTTAATATGGGTGAAGGTGAATTGCGGAATGTGTATTTACCGCCTTTTAAAGCTGCTGTTGATGCTGGAGTGGAAACGTTTATGTCAGCTTTCAATGAATTAAACGGTGTGCCTACTTCTGGAAACAAGTTTACGCTACGGGATATTTTACAGGAAGAATGGGGTTTTAAAGGCTTTGTAGTTTCAGATTATACATCTATTAATGAAATGATTCTTCACGGTTTTGCAAAAGACAGTACAGATGCTGCTAGAATTGGTATGAATGCAGGTGTCGATATGGACATGATGGGAAGTGTTTACCGAAAACATTTAAAAGAATTGGTTGAAGAAGGCAAAGTTGATGAAGCTATTGTTAATGATGCTTGTCGCAGAATTTTATTGGCGAAATTCAAGTTAGGTCTATTTGATGATCCCTACAGATATATTGATGAAAAACGTGAAGCAGAAACCAAATATAAGCCTGAGTTTTTATCAAAAGCCAGAGAAATTGCAGCAGCTTCATCGGTATTGTTACAGAATAAAAATAACGTTTTACCACTTTCAAAAGAAACAAAATCAATTGCGTTTATAGGCCCATTGGTAAAAGATGAATACGATATTTTAGGTAATTGGGCAGCCAAGGGCGATCGAAAAGGAAAAGCGGTGAGTGTATTTGAAGGTGTTTTGGAATATCTAAAACCAAATCAAATAATGTATGCCAAGGGTTGTGATATTTTGAAGGATGATGAATCTGGCTTTTCGGAAGCTATCACTATTTCAAAAAAAGCAGACGTTATTGTTTTGGTTATGGGCGAAGGCCACCATATGAGTGGTGAAGCGGCATCAAGAACCAATTTGAAAATCCCTGGTATTCAGCCTAAATTAATACAGAAAATTCGTGAAGCCAATCCAGATAAAAAAATCATTTTGGTTTTAATGAATGGGCGCCCCATAAATTTGTCAGACGAAGTAAATTTAGTAGACGCTATTTTAGAAGTTTGGTTTCCAGGAACAATGGGAGGTGCTGCAACTGCCGATATTCTTTTTGGTGCGTATAATCCATCGGGAAAACTAACTGTAACTTTTCCTAGAAATGTGGGTCAAGTACCTATTTATTACAACATGAAAAATACGGGAAGACCCATTCCTGATAATAATCCCACCGAAGATTATAAAAGTAATTACATCGATTCTCCAAATTCGCCATTATTTGTTTTTGGACATGGGTTGAGTTATACCACTTTTAAATATGCTGACTTCACATTATCGTCTCATACACTGTCTTTTTCAGACACATTAAAAGCCAGCGTAGTTGTTTCAAATACAGGGGGTTTTGATGGTTATGAAGTGGTACAATTATATATTCATGATAAAGTAGGGAGTGTAACAAGACCCGTTAAGGAACTAAAGGGTTTTCAAAAAATATTTTTAAAAAAGGGAGAAAGCAAAACAGTCACTTTTATATTAACTGCCGAAGATTTAAAGTTTTATAATAGTGAGATGAACTATACGGTTGAGCATGGAGAATTTGAAATTGCCATTGCCCCAAGTTCCGATTTTAAGTTTAAAAATAGTTTTATATTAGAGTGACTATCAATAATTAACCTGTGTGATTATGTCATCTTACAGGTTAATTTTAAAACCAAATATTTTGAAGTTTAGAAATACATTTAAAACAAATTATATTGCTCTTATTTTTATTTGGGTAATCTCTTGTGGACCAGTACTATTAGCCCAAAACAGCATGATCAATTCTGGATGGCAATTTTCAGAGGATCATACACAATGGGAAGCCGTAAACCTTCCGCATACATGGAATATAAACGATGCTTTTGATGACCAACCGGGTTACAGACGCGGATTGGGATATTACAAAAAGCAAGTTTTTATTTCTTCCGAAGAAAAAGACAAGAAACATTATCTTAAATTTAATGGGGTTGTCCAAGAAGCAACCGTTTTTGTAAATGGCAAACAGATTGGAAACCACAAAGGTGGTTACACTGCTTTCAATTTTGATATTAGTGCTGTTGTTAATTTTGATACCTATAATCTCATAGAGGTTACGGTTGATAATTCATATAATAAAAACATCCCGCCTATAGATGCCGATTTTACTTTCTATGGAGGTATATATAGAGACGTCGAATTAATAGCGCTTCCTAAACAGCACCTTAGTTTAGATGATTTTGCTTCCGATGGGTTTTATGTAAACTATTATGATGTTTCTGAAGAAAAAGCAGGTGTTGAGGTAACAAGTATTATAAACAATAGAGCCGTAACCAACTCCAAAGTTAAGTTACGTTTAGACATATTGGACGCAGATGGAACTGTTGTAAAAACGAGAACGGAATCATTAAAATTACCAGCAGAGACATCTAATGAATTTAAGATAAAGCTCCCTGAAATTTACAACCCTAAATTATGGTCGCCCGAAACGCCCTATTTGTATCAACTAAAAATAATCTTAACAGACGAAAAAGGACTTGTTTTAGATAGGAGACATACAAATATTGGTTTCCGTTGGGTACGTGTAGATGCTGAAAAAGGATTCTTTTTAAATGGTAAACCATTAAAACTTGTTGGAGTAAATAGACATCAGGATTTTAAAGGTTTGGGTAATACCGTTCCTATTGAACTTCAAAAAAAAGATATAGAAATTATAAAAAACATGGGTGGAAACTTTTTAAGGTTTGCCCATTATCCGCACGCTCGGGAGTTGTATGATATGTGCGATAAATTAGGAATTGTAGTTTGGACAGAAATACCAATTGTTAATGTAGTAACCAATTCTGAAGCTTTTTTTAATACGAGTTTAGAGATGCAAAAGGAGCATATCAAGCAATATTATAACCATCCGTCTGTGGTGATGATAGGGTATATGAATGAAATACTTTTACGTTTGTCTTTCGATAACAAATCATCTGAAAGTGATAAAGAAACCCTAAAAACAGTATCTGTTAAATTAGCAACCCAACTTGAAGATGTAACCAGAAAATTGGCGCCAAACCATATCACTGTGATGGCGTTGCATTTTAGTGAATTGTACAACGAAACAGGTATTGCAGACATTCCGATGTTGATTGGTTGGAACTTATATTTTGGATGGTACCATGACAAAATTCAAGATTTAGGTGTGTTTTTGGATGAACAACACAAACGATATCCAAAGCGACCTATTTTAGTTTCAGAGTATGGTCCAGGTGCCGATGCACGGATTTTTACCCCAACCCCAAAGAAATATGATTTTTCCTTAGATTATCAGCTGCTATTGCATCAAGGGTATTACAATCAAGTTGCGACACGTGATTTTGTAGTGGGTATGTCCGCATGGAACTATGCTGATTTTGGTTCAGAATTTAGGGGTGATGCCATTCCGCATGTTAACCAAAAAGGTTTGTTGCAATATGACAGGACACCCAAAGAAGTATATTATTGGTACAAAGCAGTGTTGAACAAAAGTATGCCGTTTGTACACATTGCTGCCGATTATTTGTCAGGAATGACCTTGTTTGGAAATGAAACGTATCCTGTTCAAATATATTCAAATCAAGATATGGTTTCAGTTTATTTGAATGATAAAAAATTAAAAGAGCTCACTATTAAAGATGGTTTTTCAACGATAGATATCCCTTTCGAAAATGGGTTAAATAGAATAAAAGTAGTTTCTGAAAACACGTCTGATGAGCAAACCGTTGAGGTTTTAAGGGTGAATTCTTTAGATTTTGAAAATTTTAATCGTTTCGGTATCAATATAGGCTCACATTTTTATTTCACAGATGAAGCTCAGCATATCACGTTTGTCCCAGACCAGAAATATAAAAGTGGATGGTTTGGTTATTTGGATGGAGACATTTTCAATATAAATGAAGAGAAGCATCAAGGGATTCCTTATGATATAAAAAACACCACTTCAGAACCTTTGTACCAAACCATGCTAGAAGGTTGTACAACGTATAAGGCAGATATTCCTAACGGAAACTATAAAGTATCGCTGTTCTTTGTTGAACCACAAATAAAGCCAACTTCAGATTTATATAGTTTAAAGGCAGCCAAAAATAATTCCGAAGTAAAAAAACAACGCATTTTCGACGTGTATTTGAATAAACAGTTGGTTGAGAAACAATTCAATATGGCTCATGCATATCCAGAAAAATATGGCATTACAAATACCGCTGTTGTAACGGTTGATACTAATGAAGGCTTAACAATTTCTTTAAAGCCTATTGAAGGAACCCCTGTAATTAGCGGTGTTTTAATAGAGAAATTGGATTAAATGAAAAGTATCTCTGAAACTCTGAAACTTTGCAGCTTTGCAACTTTAAAACTTTAAAACTAAAAAAGCATATGAAACCATTAATCTATATAGTCTGCATAGCGTTAATACTTCAAGCGTGCGGACAAAAACCAGCACAAAAAGTTGATGACCAAAAACCAACACGCCCTAATATTATTTACATTATGGCAGATGACCACGCCACCCAAGCCATAAGTGCGTATGGCCATCCCATAAGCAAGTTGGCACCAACACCAAATATTGACAGAATAGCAAATGAAGGGGCTTTGTTTAAAAATAACTTTTGTACCAATTCTATTTGCGGACCAAGTAGGGCGGTCGTTTTAACGGGTAAGTTTAGCCATGTTAATGGTTTTAGGATGAATGGCGATAGGTTTGATGGTAATCAGCAAACATTTCCAAAACTACTCCAAAAAGCAGGATATACTACAGGAATGATTGGTAAATGGCATTTAGATGGCTTACCGCAGGGGTTTGATTACTGGCATATTTTAACCGATCAAGGCAATTATTACAATCCGGATTTTATTGAGGTAAACCAGCAAACACAGCAAGTCGATACCACTAGAATAGAAGGCTATGCTACCGACATCATTACCGAAGATGCCATAAAATATTTGGATAAAGTAAAAAATAGCAAACAGCCATTTATGCTTATGGTGCATCATAAGGCGCCACACAGAAATTGGATGCCAGCTTTAAGACATTTAAATAAATACGATGCTGTTCAATTCCCACTTCCAGATACTTATTTTACGTCGCATGAAGGTTCAACGGCTTCAAAAATGCAACTGCAAACCATTTATAAAGACATGTATGAAGGCCATGACCTTAAAATGACCAAAGAAAAGGGCAGTAATGAGTTGGCACACAATCCATGGACTACTGATTTTGATAGAATGACCACAGAGCAACGAGCCATTTGGGATCAGGCATACCAATCAAAAAATGATGCCATGCATGATGCAAATCTTTCAGGAAGGGCATTGGCGGAATGGAAAGGACAACGTTATCTACAAGAATATTTAGCAACGATAGCAGCTGTTGATGAAAGTGTTGGAAGAATTCTTGATTATTTAGAAGCTCATAATTTATCTGAAAACACCATCATTGTTTATACCACCGATCAAGGATTTTATTTGGGTGAAAAAGGTTGGTTTGATAAACGTTTTATGTATGAAGAATCGTTAAGTATGCCGCTTGTAATGAAATACCCTAAAGCAATAAAAAAAGGGACGGTTATTAATGCATTAACACAAAATATCGATTTTGCTGAAACTTTTTTAGATTATGCCCATGTTGGAATTCCTGCCGATATGCAAGGGAAATCATTACGGCCATTGCTTGAAGGAAAACAAGATTTTGATGATTTTAGGGATGCCGTGTATTACCATTACTATGATTATCCAGCATTTCATATGGTAAAGAAAATGTACGGTGTAAGAACAAAACGCTATAAGCTGATTCATGTTTACGACGATATTGACGAATGGGAACTTTACGATTTAGAGAAAGATCCACACGAACTTAAAAATTTAATCAATGATCCGGCGTATCAAACCATTAAAGCGCAACTCCATAAAAAACTTAAGGCTTTACAAGCAGGCTATAAGGTTACAGATAAAGAATTTGAACAAGCATCGCCCCAAAGTGTTGAAAGAGCCTTTAAGCAATTTGAAAAATTACGAGGCCATACAGGAACTTCTTATGACCCCATTACCAATAAAGATAGAAAGTTATGAATTCTGAATTCTGAATTCAGAATAAACAAATAAACGAATAAACAAATAATATCTACATATGAAACGAATACTGGTTTATTTAATACTATTCTTAAGTGTTTCCTGCAACACAGACAAGAAACTGGCAACAGATGAAGTTTTTACAGAAACGGGAAAAAAGAACTTTAAAACCTATTGCAACCCAATAGATATTGATTATTCATACATGTCTCATTACCGGAGCAAAAATGCCGTTTCCTATAGATCTGGTGCAGACCCTGCTATCGTAAATTTTAAAGGACGGTTTTATATGTTTGTTACCAGATCCCATGGATATTGGGCATCTGATGACATGAGTAATTGGAAATTTATAAAACCACAAAGTTGGTATTTTAATGGAAGTAATGCACCAGCAGCGGTTGTAAAAGATGGAAAAATACTGGTTTATGGTGATCCGTCCGGTCGTGGGGCGATTATAGAAACCGATAACCCGGAACTTGGCGATTGGAAAACGAATTATGCCGTTCTAAATCCTCCAGGAGGCATACAAGACCCCAATTTATTTTTAGATGATGATGGTAGGTTGTATTTATATGAAGAATCTTCAAACAAATGGCCAATTCGTGTGGTAGAGTTGGATACCAAAAACTATTATGTACCCATTGGAGAACAAAAAGATTTATTTAACCTTCAACCAGATAAGCATGGCTGGGAACGCTTTGGTCAAGACCATGATTCCGATTTAGCACCATATATCGAAGGTCCATGGATGGTAAAACACCATGGCACCTATTACCTGGAATATGGAGCTCCGGGAACCCAATGGAATGTCTATGCCGATGGCGTTTATACGAGCAAAAGTCCGTTAGGTCCTTTTGAATATGCGCCATATAACCCCATTTCTTATAAACCCGGTGGCTTTTTGAAAGGCTCAGGCCACGGAAGTACCGTAAAGGATAACCAAGGAAACTACTGGCATTATGCAACCATGGCCATATCTGTAAACTATAAATTTGAAAGACGCATAGGAATGTATCCTGCAGGATTTGAAACGAACGGACAAATGTATGTGAATACCGCTTATGGTGATTACCCACATTATTTACCAAATACGGATGTTGGGAACCATAAGGAACGTTTCACAGGTTGGATGTTGCTATCCTATAAAAAAACTGTTAAAACCAATTCGCCTGTGGTAACCAAAGATATTAATGTGGTAGATGAAAGCGAAAGTGGTTTCATGTTAGAGCAAATAAGGGAATTTGACATCGCTAAAGTTAATGATGAAGAAATTCGTTCTTATTGGGTTTCAGAAACCAATAATGATTCCATCTATTTTGAGATGGATTTAGAAAAACCAAGCCTTGTAAATGCCATTCAGATAAACTTTCAAGATTTTAATAGCACTATTTTTGGCAGACCAGATCATTTAAAACAACAGTTTGTTATTGAATCTTCAATGGATGGTAAAACATGGGAAACCATGGCAGATTATTCAAAGAACAAAAAAGACATGCCACATGCCTATATTGAGTTGGAAAACGCCGTAAAAGCACGTTATATTAGATACAATCACGTGTATTGTACTAATAAATATTTGTCTATTTCAGAATTTAGGGTTTTTGGAAAAGGATTGGATAAAAAACCAATAACACCTCCTAATTTTAAAGTTAAAAGGCAAGCCGATAAAAGAAATGCCAACTTAACATGGGATAAAGTAGATAACGCAACAGGCTATGTTATTTATTGGGGTATTTCTAAGGATAAGCTAAACCTATCTGCTTTGATGTATGAACAACCAAATTACGAACTTCGTGCTTTAAATACAGATCAATCCTACTACATGCAAGTGGAAGCATTTAACGAAAATGGCATTTCAGAAAAAAGTGAGATTATTTATGCAGAATAGAGTTATGAGTTATGAGTTATGAGTTATGAGTTAAGAAGTTATGAGTTATGAGTTATGAGTTGTGAGTTGTGAGTTAGAAGTAAAA
This genomic window from Mariniflexile sp. TRM1-10 contains:
- a CDS encoding discoidin domain-containing protein, which produces MKRFIIFIALCFVFTITGYTQQKTYCNPINIDYGYTPFKSFSSQGKHRATADPVIVNFKEKLFLFSTNQEGYWWSDDMLNWKFVYRKFLLDDTYTHDLNAPAAWAMKDTLYVYGSTWKSDFPIWKSTNPTVDDWEIALDTLKVGAWDPAFHYEEEKDKLYLYWGSSNVWPILGTEINTKTMQSEGYTVPIVRLFPEDHGWERFGEYNDNVFLQPFIEGAWMTKHNGKYYMQYGAPATEFSGYADGVYVSKDPLDRFEYQQHNPFSYKPGGFARGAGHGATFQDNFDNYWHVSTIFISTKNNFERRLGIWPAGFDADDVMYCNTAYGDYPTLLPEFAKGKDFSKGLFTGWMLLNYQKPVQVSSTLGGYQANFAVDEDIKTYWSAKSGDKGEWFQTDLGDVSTIHAIQINYADQDVEFLGKTVGKCHQYIIYGSNDGKKWQVIVDKSKNDTDVPHDYIEFEKPVKARYIKMENGHMPTGKFALSGFRVFGKGNGTKPNTVENFTVLRSSPKKYGERRSIWFKWQQNQLADGYVIYWGKSPDKLYGSIMVYGKNEYFFTGADRTDAYYFQIEAFNANGMSERSTIVKSE
- a CDS encoding glycoside hydrolase family 3 N-terminal domain-containing protein, encoding MTLKTKLTYSIIFVFGHVALAQNYEAKVDSLMKLMTLQEKIGQTVMYSGSWDQTGPIVGTDNAKYIREGNMGAMLNAFTVKGTYDLQKVAVEETRLGIPLLFGYDVIHGHRTIFPINLGMAASWDLKMIEESSRISAEEASAEGLHWTFSPMVDIARDPRWGRISEGSGEDVYLASQIAKAYVKGYQGDDLSKHNTILACAKHFVGYGAAQAGRDYHTVNMGEGELRNVYLPPFKAAVDAGVETFMSAFNELNGVPTSGNKFTLRDILQEEWGFKGFVVSDYTSINEMILHGFAKDSTDAARIGMNAGVDMDMMGSVYRKHLKELVEEGKVDEAIVNDACRRILLAKFKLGLFDDPYRYIDEKREAETKYKPEFLSKAREIAAASSVLLQNKNNVLPLSKETKSIAFIGPLVKDEYDILGNWAAKGDRKGKAVSVFEGVLEYLKPNQIMYAKGCDILKDDESGFSEAITISKKADVIVLVMGEGHHMSGEAASRTNLKIPGIQPKLIQKIREANPDKKIILVLMNGRPINLSDEVNLVDAILEVWFPGTMGGAATADILFGAYNPSGKLTVTFPRNVGQVPIYYNMKNTGRPIPDNNPTEDYKSNYIDSPNSPLFVFGHGLSYTTFKYADFTLSSHTLSFSDTLKASVVVSNTGGFDGYEVVQLYIHDKVGSVTRPVKELKGFQKIFLKKGESKTVTFILTAEDLKFYNSEMNYTVEHGEFEIAIAPSSDFKFKNSFILE
- a CDS encoding glycoside hydrolase family 2 TIM barrel-domain containing protein, coding for MKFRNTFKTNYIALIFIWVISCGPVLLAQNSMINSGWQFSEDHTQWEAVNLPHTWNINDAFDDQPGYRRGLGYYKKQVFISSEEKDKKHYLKFNGVVQEATVFVNGKQIGNHKGGYTAFNFDISAVVNFDTYNLIEVTVDNSYNKNIPPIDADFTFYGGIYRDVELIALPKQHLSLDDFASDGFYVNYYDVSEEKAGVEVTSIINNRAVTNSKVKLRLDILDADGTVVKTRTESLKLPAETSNEFKIKLPEIYNPKLWSPETPYLYQLKIILTDEKGLVLDRRHTNIGFRWVRVDAEKGFFLNGKPLKLVGVNRHQDFKGLGNTVPIELQKKDIEIIKNMGGNFLRFAHYPHARELYDMCDKLGIVVWTEIPIVNVVTNSEAFFNTSLEMQKEHIKQYYNHPSVVMIGYMNEILLRLSFDNKSSESDKETLKTVSVKLATQLEDVTRKLAPNHITVMALHFSELYNETGIADIPMLIGWNLYFGWYHDKIQDLGVFLDEQHKRYPKRPILVSEYGPGADARIFTPTPKKYDFSLDYQLLLHQGYYNQVATRDFVVGMSAWNYADFGSEFRGDAIPHVNQKGLLQYDRTPKEVYYWYKAVLNKSMPFVHIAADYLSGMTLFGNETYPVQIYSNQDMVSVYLNDKKLKELTIKDGFSTIDIPFENGLNRIKVVSENTSDEQTVEVLRVNSLDFENFNRFGINIGSHFYFTDEAQHITFVPDQKYKSGWFGYLDGDIFNINEEKHQGIPYDIKNTTSEPLYQTMLEGCTTYKADIPNGNYKVSLFFVEPQIKPTSDLYSLKAAKNNSEVKKQRIFDVYLNKQLVEKQFNMAHAYPEKYGITNTAVVTVDTNEGLTISLKPIEGTPVISGVLIEKLD
- a CDS encoding sulfatase family protein, with the translated sequence MKPLIYIVCIALILQACGQKPAQKVDDQKPTRPNIIYIMADDHATQAISAYGHPISKLAPTPNIDRIANEGALFKNNFCTNSICGPSRAVVLTGKFSHVNGFRMNGDRFDGNQQTFPKLLQKAGYTTGMIGKWHLDGLPQGFDYWHILTDQGNYYNPDFIEVNQQTQQVDTTRIEGYATDIITEDAIKYLDKVKNSKQPFMLMVHHKAPHRNWMPALRHLNKYDAVQFPLPDTYFTSHEGSTASKMQLQTIYKDMYEGHDLKMTKEKGSNELAHNPWTTDFDRMTTEQRAIWDQAYQSKNDAMHDANLSGRALAEWKGQRYLQEYLATIAAVDESVGRILDYLEAHNLSENTIIVYTTDQGFYLGEKGWFDKRFMYEESLSMPLVMKYPKAIKKGTVINALTQNIDFAETFLDYAHVGIPADMQGKSLRPLLEGKQDFDDFRDAVYYHYYDYPAFHMVKKMYGVRTKRYKLIHVYDDIDEWELYDLEKDPHELKNLINDPAYQTIKAQLHKKLKALQAGYKVTDKEFEQASPQSVERAFKQFEKLRGHTGTSYDPITNKDRKL
- a CDS encoding family 43 glycosylhydrolase, whose protein sequence is MKRILVYLILFLSVSCNTDKKLATDEVFTETGKKNFKTYCNPIDIDYSYMSHYRSKNAVSYRSGADPAIVNFKGRFYMFVTRSHGYWASDDMSNWKFIKPQSWYFNGSNAPAAVVKDGKILVYGDPSGRGAIIETDNPELGDWKTNYAVLNPPGGIQDPNLFLDDDGRLYLYEESSNKWPIRVVELDTKNYYVPIGEQKDLFNLQPDKHGWERFGQDHDSDLAPYIEGPWMVKHHGTYYLEYGAPGTQWNVYADGVYTSKSPLGPFEYAPYNPISYKPGGFLKGSGHGSTVKDNQGNYWHYATMAISVNYKFERRIGMYPAGFETNGQMYVNTAYGDYPHYLPNTDVGNHKERFTGWMLLSYKKTVKTNSPVVTKDINVVDESESGFMLEQIREFDIAKVNDEEIRSYWVSETNNDSIYFEMDLEKPSLVNAIQINFQDFNSTIFGRPDHLKQQFVIESSMDGKTWETMADYSKNKKDMPHAYIELENAVKARYIRYNHVYCTNKYLSISEFRVFGKGLDKKPITPPNFKVKRQADKRNANLTWDKVDNATGYVIYWGISKDKLNLSALMYEQPNYELRALNTDQSYYMQVEAFNENGISEKSEIIYAE